GCCTGCTGGGGCTGGTGCTGCCGGCCCAGGCGGTGGCCACGGTGTTTGCCGTGCTGCTGCTGTACTCCGCGTACAACCTGCTGCGCGGCCTCAAACGCATCGAGGTGGAGCGTGAACCCAGCCGCCTGGTGCCGCCGGCCATGACCTTCGCGGGCGTGATGAGCGGGCTGCTGGGCATCGGCGGCGGCACGGTGCAGGTCCCGGTGATGAACCTGCTGGGCGGGCTGCCGATCCGTCAGGCCATTGCCACCAGCACCTTCATCATGGGCCTGACCGCGGTGGCCAACGCCCTGATCTACCAGGCGGGAGGACTGCTCGACGCCCGGCTGGCGTGTGCCGTGGCCCTGGGCGTGCTGGTCGGGGCCAGGGCCGGGGCCGGGCTGCAGCGGCGCATTCCGGACCGGCAGCTCAAGGTGTTCTTCTCGGCGCTGCTGGTGCTGACCGCCACGCAGCTGCTGTGGAAATACTGGGGGAACGCATGACCGGTGACCACGAAACGCGGATTCTGCCCGCCTGGCTGTACCCGCTGTGTTTCTGGCTCGCGT
The Deinococcus aerolatus DNA segment above includes these coding regions:
- a CDS encoding sulfite exporter TauE/SafE family protein — encoded protein: MLLVTLAIGLLAGVLGAILGLGGGVVVVPALEFLLPRLGQEITIGQAVAISQFSVLAVGLSGAAAYLGQGLVRARTGYLLSPYTIVGGTVGSLLGLVLPAQAVATVFAVLLLYSAYNLLRGLKRIEVEREPSRLVPPAMTFAGVMSGLLGIGGGTVQVPVMNLLGGLPIRQAIATSTFIMGLTAVANALIYQAGGLLDARLACAVALGVLVGARAGAGLQRRIPDRQLKVFFSALLVLTATQLLWKYWGNA